The following are encoded together in the Salinibacterium sp. UTAS2018 genome:
- the recR gene encoding recombination mediator RecR, whose product MYDGIVQELIDELGRLPGIGPKSAQRIAFHILQTESFDVRRLAELLNDIRDKVHFCAICGNVAEQETCSICRDPRRSPATICVVEEAKDVVAVERTREFRGLYHVLGGAISPIDGIGPDQLRIKQLLGRLADGVVTEVIIATDPNLEGEATATYLTRLLVQPNLRISRLASGLPVGGDLEYADEVTLGRAFEGRRTIDN is encoded by the coding sequence GTGTACGACGGAATTGTGCAAGAACTGATCGACGAACTCGGTCGGCTTCCCGGCATCGGGCCCAAATCGGCGCAGCGTATCGCCTTCCACATTCTGCAGACCGAGAGCTTTGACGTGCGCCGCCTTGCAGAGCTGCTCAACGACATCCGCGACAAGGTGCACTTCTGTGCCATCTGCGGCAACGTTGCCGAGCAAGAGACGTGCTCTATCTGTCGTGATCCTCGCCGATCGCCAGCGACAATTTGTGTCGTCGAGGAGGCTAAAGACGTCGTCGCGGTCGAGCGCACTCGTGAATTCCGTGGCCTGTATCATGTACTGGGTGGGGCCATCAGCCCTATCGACGGAATCGGTCCTGACCAGTTGCGCATCAAACAACTGCTGGGCCGGTTGGCTGACGGTGTCGTCACAGAAGTCATCATCGCGACCGACCCCAATCTCGAAGGTGAAGCAACCGCGACCTACCTCACGCGGCTTCTCGTTCAACCGAACCTTCGAATCTCGCGCCTCGCCTCCGGTCTCCCGGTTGGTGGAGATCTGGAATACGCCGATGAGGTAACTCTGGGTCGTGCATTTGAGGGTCGTCGAACGATCGACAACTAG